In one window of Candidatus Sulfuricurvum sp. RIFRC-1 DNA:
- the nuoL gene encoding NADH-quinone oxidoreductase subunit L has translation MELYLYIALFAPLVGSLYAALFSASPKSQHVGIVASGLLFTSFVSSAILLSYVLSGHIVHTEMMTWMATGDLYIPFGFVVDQVSVVMMMVVTIVSTVVHIYSIGYMDHDKGFNRFFSWLSAFVFSMMVLVMSDNFAGLFIGWEGVGLCSWGLIGFWYHKESATWAANEAFIMNRIADLGMLIGIFLLYWNTGSLQYDVVFAEIGNLPLVVTTWIGIFLFIGAMGKSAQFPLHTWLADAMEGPTPVSALIHAATMVTAGVYLVVRANPIYDLIPNVGIFIASLGAFVALFAASMALVNRDMKRIIAYSTLSQLGYMFVAAGLGAYWVALFHLMAHAFFKALLFLGAGNVMHAMHDELDPFKMGGLRKVMKGTFIMMTLASVALAGIYPFAGFFSKDLILEVGFVEHHYVIYTVLLLTAGLTAFYSFRLVALIFHGEERYKLFGIHPHEAYKFMLVGMSPLLILAIIAGSFKMTYYQLVINILPDTQYHVHSEMTYWIMTIGTQLFVIAAIAFAYKKYSNWNSVPDGTSKMENSFGYKLLWNQYYIPKFYEEVFSKPYAELSKIAWKQIDLKIVDATVDGIANIIYKTGENTRDIQNGNLSTMLRWMVVGLVVLITLAFAFTVGYNAVGA, from the coding sequence ATGGAACTTTATTTATATATTGCACTCTTTGCTCCACTGGTAGGGTCGCTTTATGCGGCTCTTTTCAGTGCATCACCTAAATCGCAGCATGTCGGTATCGTGGCATCGGGATTACTCTTTACCTCTTTTGTGAGTAGTGCGATTTTGCTCTCTTACGTTTTGAGCGGACATATTGTTCATACCGAAATGATGACATGGATGGCGACAGGTGATCTTTATATCCCGTTTGGATTTGTGGTCGATCAAGTAAGTGTTGTTATGATGATGGTTGTTACCATCGTTTCAACCGTTGTTCATATCTACTCTATTGGATATATGGATCACGATAAAGGGTTTAACCGCTTCTTCTCATGGCTTTCAGCATTCGTTTTCTCGATGATGGTACTGGTTATGAGTGATAACTTTGCAGGTCTCTTTATCGGATGGGAAGGTGTTGGTCTTTGCTCATGGGGACTCATCGGCTTTTGGTACCACAAAGAGTCGGCTACGTGGGCAGCGAATGAAGCGTTTATTATGAACCGTATCGCTGACCTTGGGATGTTAATCGGTATTTTCTTGTTGTACTGGAATACCGGCTCACTCCAATACGATGTCGTATTTGCTGAAATTGGAAACCTTCCATTAGTGGTTACAACATGGATCGGTATTTTCCTCTTTATCGGGGCGATGGGTAAATCGGCGCAGTTTCCACTCCATACATGGCTTGCCGATGCGATGGAAGGTCCTACTCCGGTTTCTGCATTGATTCATGCGGCAACCATGGTTACCGCAGGGGTTTATCTCGTTGTTCGTGCCAATCCGATTTATGATTTGATCCCGAATGTCGGGATCTTCATTGCAAGCCTCGGGGCTTTTGTTGCCCTTTTTGCGGCATCGATGGCACTGGTTAACCGCGATATGAAACGTATCATCGCGTATTCAACCCTATCACAGCTCGGATACATGTTCGTAGCCGCAGGTTTGGGCGCATACTGGGTTGCATTGTTCCACCTTATGGCACATGCCTTTTTCAAAGCGTTGTTGTTCCTCGGTGCGGGTAATGTTATGCACGCCATGCACGATGAACTCGATCCGTTTAAGATGGGTGGATTGCGCAAAGTGATGAAAGGGACATTTATTATGATGACCCTCGCTTCCGTCGCATTGGCCGGTATCTATCCGTTTGCCGGATTCTTCTCGAAAGATTTGATTTTGGAAGTTGGATTTGTTGAACACCATTATGTTATCTATACGGTATTGTTATTGACTGCAGGACTAACAGCGTTTTACTCATTCCGTCTTGTAGCGTTGATCTTCCATGGGGAAGAGCGTTATAAGCTTTTCGGTATCCACCCGCATGAAGCGTACAAATTTATGTTGGTGGGAATGTCACCATTGCTTATTTTGGCAATCATTGCAGGTTCATTTAAAATGACCTATTATCAATTGGTGATTAACATTCTCCCCGATACCCAATATCATGTACACAGTGAAATGACCTATTGGATTATGACGATCGGAACACAACTGTTTGTAATCGCGGCAATTGCATTCGCTTACAAAAAATACAGCAATTGGAACAGCGTACCGGACGGTACCTCTAAAATGGAAAATAGTTTTGGCTACAAATTACTCTGGAATCAGTATTACATTCCGAAGTTTTATGAAGAGGTGTTTTCTAAACCGTATGCAGAACTCTCTAAAATCGCGTGGAAACAAATCGATCTTAAAATCGTTGATGCAACGGTTGATGGGATCGCAAATATCATCTACAAAACGGGTGAAAATACACGCGATATTCAAAATGGAAATCTCTCCACGATGCTTCGTTGGATGGTCGTCGGTTTAGTTGTTTTAATAACACTGGCCTTCGCCTTTACCGTCGGATACAACGCGGTTGGCGCTTAA
- a CDS encoding NADH-quinone oxidoreductase subunit J, with protein MFEAIAFYLFAALTIVMFTITVMTSQALYAITAMAAGMIFISAFFFILGADFLGAIQIIVYTGAVMALYAFGMMFFDTTRNVVEKRTNPQIVFVLGTLAAVMVVAIFVAPIVSNNIQALYPIQEGVGNSQAVGMILFTKYLVPFELAAVMLLVSMIGGIVLAGKKMDKSLTLMKEEDIGSIDDGFEEIQAGGHH; from the coding sequence ATGTTTGAAGCAATCGCTTTTTATCTGTTTGCGGCCCTCACGATCGTGATGTTTACCATCACGGTTATGACGAGCCAAGCGCTTTATGCGATTACCGCAATGGCGGCGGGGATGATTTTCATCTCGGCATTTTTCTTTATTTTGGGTGCCGACTTTTTGGGTGCGATCCAAATTATTGTTTATACCGGAGCGGTTATGGCGTTGTATGCATTTGGTATGATGTTTTTTGACACTACTCGTAATGTGGTTGAAAAACGGACTAATCCGCAAATCGTATTTGTTTTGGGTACGTTAGCGGCAGTCATGGTGGTAGCGATTTTCGTAGCACCGATCGTTTCCAATAATATTCAAGCCCTTTACCCGATCCAAGAAGGTGTCGGTAATTCTCAAGCCGTCGGTATGATTCTCTTTACGAAATATCTTGTTCCGTTTGAACTTGCAGCGGTTATGTTGTTGGTTTCAATGATCGGCGGGATTGTTTTGGCCGGTAAAAAAATGGATAAATCATTAACGTTGATGAAAGAAGAAGATATCGGTTCAATTGACGATGGTTTTGAAGAAATACAAGCAGGGGGACACCACTAA
- a CDS encoding NADH-quinone oxidoreductase subunit G: protein MNEITITIDGRAVQTQEGEYILNAARANGIFIPAICYLTRCSPTLACRICLVEADGKQVYACNAKAKSGMEITTTTPNILAERRAIMEVYDVNHPLECGVCDQSGECELQNYTLEVGVDSQTYSIKDTHKPAQNWGLIHYDPALCIMCERCITVCKDMIGDAALSTVARGSDAIEAEFKESMPKDAYAMWNKLNKSLIAPNGGDTLDCTDCGECSSVCPVGALVSSDYQYTSNAWEHKQIPATCAHCSAGCQLSYDIKHTSIENPEAKIYRVKNEWNYVSLCGAGRYGYDFENRDVVKNKPAFDAAIEAFKKADTIAFTSTITNEEAMILQRLSEKYGYRLVNNEALALKNFLTSYSGVSGKSLYGGDLKQVHESDFVVSIGSALKTDNPNARFAMNNALSMNKGAGLYFHPINDPVIADMSKNVTQFNHAPMMEEAALYLMLDLFGDKDSLPAAITKYLASFHSTKTITVEETVDEKVTETVVKKVLNEESGIEEEVSEEVTKTIKKKVSKEVEVDENALFALLNAPAGFSDTLTKYLAKKETFSLMVGPDLYTHPHSDNCARLVALIEKYTAFSVTMIPNLSNTLGAALICDLDSTRGSFTIGYNTAGDFILSALGNGDLDMPSLNQQEGTLTGIDKRVNPTNAALGYGGYVLNDIASSLGVSAKLTVDYTAQLPVTAGFKGIDFDTLPNHYTNSGEEVRGYCLDVQNSATSGDESVKGFDSNAAITDKVVYLANPVLQFSPFTAVSHQLQASGGLYVSASAMEANGWNEGDSVSVKTARGELSVSIIKDGKIEGDIAYLPTFDAAINSEALFDGYRFTCVSIQKV from the coding sequence ATGAATGAAATCACGATAACCATAGACGGTAGAGCGGTCCAAACGCAAGAGGGTGAATACATCCTCAATGCGGCACGTGCTAATGGGATCTTTATTCCGGCTATTTGTTATCTTACACGATGTTCGCCGACATTGGCGTGCCGTATCTGTTTGGTTGAAGCCGACGGCAAACAAGTTTATGCGTGCAATGCAAAAGCTAAGAGCGGGATGGAGATTACCACTACCACTCCGAATATTTTGGCAGAGCGCAGAGCCATTATGGAAGTTTACGATGTGAATCATCCGTTAGAGTGCGGCGTGTGTGACCAATCGGGTGAGTGCGAGCTTCAAAATTATACATTGGAAGTGGGTGTCGATTCACAAACGTATTCGATCAAAGATACCCATAAGCCGGCACAGAATTGGGGATTGATTCACTATGACCCGGCATTGTGTATTATGTGTGAGCGTTGTATTACCGTTTGTAAAGACATGATCGGGGATGCGGCACTCTCCACGGTAGCTCGCGGAAGTGATGCGATTGAGGCTGAATTCAAAGAATCGATGCCGAAAGACGCGTATGCGATGTGGAACAAGCTCAACAAATCGTTGATCGCTCCAAACGGCGGTGACACCCTTGATTGTACCGATTGCGGTGAGTGTTCATCGGTATGTCCGGTCGGTGCACTTGTGAGCAGTGATTATCAGTATACCTCAAACGCATGGGAACATAAGCAGATTCCGGCGACGTGTGCACACTGTTCGGCGGGATGTCAGCTCAGCTATGATATTAAACACACCTCTATCGAAAACCCGGAGGCTAAAATTTACCGTGTCAAAAATGAGTGGAACTATGTCTCTCTCTGCGGTGCGGGACGCTACGGGTACGATTTTGAAAATCGTGATGTTGTGAAAAATAAACCAGCCTTTGATGCCGCAATCGAAGCATTCAAAAAAGCGGACACCATTGCCTTTACGTCGACGATCACGAACGAAGAGGCGATGATCCTTCAACGTTTGAGCGAGAAGTACGGCTATCGCTTGGTGAATAACGAAGCGTTAGCGCTCAAAAACTTTTTGACTAGCTACAGCGGTGTGAGCGGTAAATCGCTTTACGGCGGAGATTTAAAACAAGTTCATGAATCCGATTTTGTCGTTTCGATCGGAAGTGCGCTCAAAACCGATAATCCGAATGCCCGTTTCGCGATGAACAACGCATTGTCGATGAACAAAGGGGCGGGATTGTATTTCCACCCGATCAACGATCCTGTTATCGCCGATATGTCCAAAAACGTCACGCAGTTCAACCACGCACCGATGATGGAAGAGGCGGCACTGTATTTGATGCTCGATCTTTTCGGAGATAAAGACTCATTACCCGCAGCCATTACGAAGTATTTGGCAAGTTTCCATTCGACGAAAACTATTACAGTGGAAGAGACAGTCGATGAAAAAGTGACCGAAACCGTTGTGAAAAAAGTGCTTAACGAAGAGAGTGGAATCGAAGAAGAGGTGAGCGAAGAGGTCACCAAAACGATCAAGAAAAAAGTCTCGAAAGAGGTGGAAGTGGATGAGAATGCCCTCTTTGCTCTTTTGAATGCCCCGGCAGGATTTAGTGATACTTTGACCAAATATTTGGCAAAAAAAGAGACGTTCAGCCTGATGGTAGGACCTGACCTTTATACCCATCCACACAGTGATAATTGTGCTCGTCTTGTTGCGTTGATTGAAAAATACACAGCTTTCAGTGTAACGATGATCCCGAATCTCTCCAATACCCTCGGGGCAGCGCTGATTTGTGATCTTGACAGTACACGCGGTAGTTTTACTATCGGTTATAACACAGCGGGTGATTTTATCTTGAGTGCATTAGGTAACGGTGATTTGGATATGCCATCACTGAATCAGCAAGAGGGGACATTGACCGGCATCGACAAACGGGTCAATCCAACCAATGCGGCTCTCGGATACGGTGGATACGTTCTTAATGATATTGCCTCTTCTTTAGGCGTTAGTGCAAAATTGACGGTCGATTACACGGCTCAGCTTCCGGTTACTGCTGGTTTTAAAGGAATCGATTTCGATACCCTTCCGAATCACTATACCAATAGCGGTGAAGAGGTTCGAGGTTATTGCCTTGATGTTCAAAATAGTGCGACAAGCGGTGATGAAAGTGTTAAAGGATTTGATTCGAATGCAGCGATCACCGATAAAGTGGTCTATTTGGCGAATCCGGTACTTCAATTTTCACCGTTCACGGCAGTATCGCATCAACTTCAAGCAAGCGGAGGTTTATATGTATCCGCTTCGGCAATGGAAGCCAATGGCTGGAATGAAGGGGACTCGGTGAGCGTTAAAACCGCGCGCGGTGAATTAAGCGTTAGCATCATTAAAGACGGTAAAATCGAGGGAGATATCGCTTATCTTCCGACATTTGATGCCGCTATCAATTCTGAGGCACTGTTTGACGGTTACCGTTTTACGTGCGTATCAATTCAAAAGGTGTAA
- the nuoK gene encoding NADH-quinone oxidoreductase subunit NuoK, with translation MEVTLTHYLVLSTILFAIGLIGVMRRKNLLMLFFATEILLNATNIAFAAISHYIGDLSGQMFAFFIIAIAASEVAIGLGLLIVWYKRTGKIDLDQMNSMRG, from the coding sequence ATGGAAGTTACACTCACCCATTATCTTGTTTTATCCACTATTTTGTTTGCAATCGGTTTGATCGGGGTCATGCGCCGTAAAAATCTTTTGATGCTCTTTTTTGCAACCGAGATTTTACTTAATGCAACCAACATCGCATTTGCGGCGATTTCTCACTATATCGGTGATTTGAGCGGGCAAATGTTTGCATTTTTCATTATCGCGATTGCGGCATCGGAAGTAGCGATCGGGCTTGGTCTGCTCATCGTATGGTACAAACGTACCGGTAAGATCGACCTAGATCAAATGAATTCAATGCGAGGATAG
- the nuoH gene encoding NADH-quinone oxidoreductase subunit NuoH, with protein MDVAFIIETIVKIVVILLIFSALAGLGTYFERKVLAFMQRRLGPMHVGPFGLLQVAADGIKLFTKEDIIPQNVVKPIFKIAPVITAATAFMASAAIPFWPQFTVFGYTVHPIVADINVGILYVLGVMAIGLYGPLLGGMASANKWSLISAARSAAIFISYEVISGLSLLAPLMMVGSLSLIDINNYQAGGITHWIVWSQPVAFILFWIAAFAETGRTPFHLVANDHEIIDGFGTEYSGMRWGLFFIGEYANMFFISFVIAIIFLGGFGDGTIAGAIQLLMKVAFFFFFFLWTRAAWPDVRPDQLMWLCWKVLMPIAVLNIVVTGIVMMF; from the coding sequence ATGGATGTAGCATTTATCATCGAAACGATTGTTAAAATCGTCGTAATCTTGTTGATCTTCTCAGCGCTCGCAGGTCTTGGGACCTATTTTGAGCGTAAAGTGCTGGCGTTCATGCAACGCCGACTTGGACCGATGCACGTCGGACCGTTCGGATTGCTTCAAGTTGCAGCGGATGGGATCAAACTCTTTACCAAAGAGGATATTATCCCTCAAAATGTCGTTAAGCCGATTTTTAAAATCGCTCCGGTTATTACGGCGGCAACGGCATTTATGGCTTCTGCGGCAATTCCGTTTTGGCCGCAGTTTACGGTATTTGGATACACAGTGCATCCGATCGTTGCCGATATCAATGTCGGTATTCTTTACGTTTTAGGGGTTATGGCCATCGGATTGTACGGACCGCTCCTTGGGGGGATGGCATCAGCGAACAAATGGTCATTGATCTCTGCAGCACGTAGTGCCGCGATCTTCATTTCGTATGAGGTTATTTCGGGATTATCGTTATTGGCACCGTTGATGATGGTGGGTTCATTGTCATTAATCGACATCAATAACTATCAAGCAGGAGGGATCACCCACTGGATCGTATGGTCGCAGCCGGTCGCGTTTATCCTTTTTTGGATTGCCGCATTTGCTGAGACAGGACGTACTCCGTTTCACCTTGTTGCAAACGACCATGAAATTATCGACGGTTTCGGTACGGAGTATTCGGGTATGCGTTGGGGTCTTTTCTTCATCGGTGAATATGCGAATATGTTCTTTATCTCGTTTGTAATTGCAATCATCTTCTTGGGCGGTTTTGGTGATGGGACTATCGCAGGGGCAATTCAGCTCTTGATGAAAGTAGCGTTTTTCTTTTTCTTTTTCCTTTGGACCCGTGCTGCATGGCCGGATGTTCGACCTGACCAATTGATGTGGTTGTGTTGGAAAGTATTAATGCCGATCGCGGTGCTCAACATTGTTGTCACCGGTATCGTGATGATGTTCTAA
- the nuoI gene encoding NADH-quinone oxidoreductase subunit NuoI, protein MHHEEPFTNRNVSESSAYYYVDIETYPTSGWDKFKQVVKRTFNGELFVGLWVVLREMIKFDIHTLQYPLEKLPIGPRYRAVHKLLRLWESGYERCIGCGLCEKICISDCIRMDTRIDENSRKEVTEYSINLGRCIFCGYCAEVCPELAIVHGGRYENASEQRAHFVIKDDMLTPLDLLKAGEQAEYPGFGAIIPGSDASVKKTPLAY, encoded by the coding sequence ATGCATCATGAAGAACCATTTACGAATCGTAATGTGAGCGAGTCATCGGCTTATTATTATGTTGATATCGAAACCTATCCGACTTCAGGATGGGATAAATTTAAACAAGTAGTCAAACGTACGTTTAACGGAGAGCTTTTCGTAGGTCTTTGGGTAGTACTGCGCGAGATGATCAAATTTGACATCCATACGCTCCAATATCCACTTGAAAAGCTCCCTATCGGACCGCGTTACCGTGCGGTTCATAAACTGTTACGTTTGTGGGAATCTGGATATGAGCGTTGTATCGGATGCGGATTGTGTGAAAAAATCTGTATCTCCGATTGTATCCGTATGGACACCCGTATCGATGAGAACAGCCGTAAAGAGGTAACCGAATACAGCATCAACCTCGGTCGTTGTATTTTCTGCGGTTATTGCGCTGAAGTGTGTCCTGAGCTGGCTATCGTTCATGGCGGGCGTTATGAGAATGCCTCTGAACAACGCGCCCATTTCGTTATCAAAGACGATATGTTAACCCCGCTTGATTTGCTAAAAGCAGGTGAACAAGCAGAATACCCAGGCTTCGGAGCCATCATCCCAGGAAGCGACGCGTCGGTCAAAAAGACCCCGTTGGCGTATTAA